In Paenibacillus hexagrammi, the following are encoded in one genomic region:
- a CDS encoding putative holin-like toxin, with protein MFLFGMFILALLTYMNKK; from the coding sequence ATGTTCCTTTTCGGAATGTTTATTCTCGCTTTGTTAACCTACATGAACAAGAAATAG